The genomic stretch cacacggcgAAACTCCTCGGGATCCCGGCCAGCGATCCCCCAGGCCGACACACGGTCCAAGcccaccctccggaaatgggcatccatctgccgcagccaggtgttacgtagGCATCCCCATGGCCCGGTCCAGCCGCTTGACTCCCCAgaaatgaggatcctgcgagacGAACAGGATAGGAGAAAGATGAAAGCTTTGTGTGACAAAGAGGATGATCATGCTGATAGCAAGTCAGTAGAGCACATTTTCATAAACCTCTTTAAAACAGGCATTTTCATCGTCTTTCTGTCCATAATTTTTGCGAAACTATGCTTGTATTTATGGGCATGACTTGTGACGtgcaaaaaatactttttttattcTTCCCTGGAAATTGTGTTATTCAGCCTCTTTAATGTACTAGCAAAATAATGGAcctattgatcactttaacagtagcacatgcttttatttatttcacaaaATCATTGCAGAGCTTGTATAGAAAGAATTTGTTTCTATTGATTTATAGATGATTGAATTTTGTGTTGTCTTTTTCAAGTCAGATTTTGTGGTGAAATGATATATATAAGATATAAGGGGCAAATGTTTTATGTTCCAAAATGGTTAATGAGTAGCAGGTGTACGGGGGGGGCAATAAACACTATAACcaataaaatctctgcttttagaaGTATGTCACATATAGGGTCATTATTCCTTGAACTGAGTGACACTGAGGTACAAATTCACTCCATTAACAGAAAAAATGTCCTTTTTAACATACAGCTTATTGTGTCATTAATTCTTTTTTATTGCAAtgctataaaaaataaaaatcttgtttTCAAACTGGAAATGCTTTTACGTCGACTTTCACGATGTTTCTGCTAATACGTGACGGTTCTCTTATACAGTGAGCCTGACTTGTGCAGCCAGTCACGAGAAATGTACCAGCGCTTCCAGTCTCCCTTCCAATGCACTACAGACTTGTTTTagattttgtaattattaattATGGGTGTGTAGACCTGAGCCCCAACCTCACTGCTAACCTAAAGCAACTGTTCTAGATCCGCAAGTGTGACCTATGGAATTTCACCTCAGTCAACCTGGGGCATGGCACAGGCAGAAAAACGGTCCACAGTGCCGATCCAACATAAATGAAGTTTATTAGGAAAAATAACTAAAGAAACCACAGAGTAAATAGACAGGGGAACAGGCTTCAGGTTACAAATGTTATAAAGAGCAAGCACCGAAATACAAAGATAACGAGGACTAACAAAGGGCAGGTGAGGATAATCACAACATTGACCAATGAACAAAGGAGCAGGGAAACAGGCAAAAGGCAGAACTACAATAGATAAGCATTGAACAAGGGAACTCTAACCAACACCAAAACTAGAAAGCATCAACCACTTAGCCCTAGAAACTAGGGAAGATGATATAGAGGCTGAAAGACTAGGACCATAGTTAAACAGGACACAAGCAGAACAAACCAAAACAGGGAAACAACTAATAAAAAGGGAAAACtagggaaaaaagaaaattaataaacaaacaaaatggctgAGGACTGATCTCTGACCAGCCTCAAACCCCTGCCCAGTGGGTTTCAGTCTCAGAACCACATGCACAACCTTCTAAGACACAGCAGCCCAGGGAGCAAGGAAGACACACTAGGGACTAGCGCTACACATCAGAGGGGGAACAGCAGGGTAAGCAGCGACATCTGCTGGCTATAAGTGACAAGACATGTAGGGCAGGGATGAACTGGCACGGACCCTGACACTGCTATACTTTATATTTCTACACTAAGTTTAAAGACATTAAATATACCAGCTATGTCCTTGAACCTGACTCACAGAGTGAAATATGGTACCAAAATAATTTTAGTGTCAAACCCACTGCAGGATTAAGCAAGGCTGTTGTGGCTTAAACAGCCTAGATTTTGATTGCGTAAGAGAGGGTTTACGGGTGAGAAAAAAAATTCTGATGTGCCTTTGAATAGAACTGCTGTAGTGGTGGACTTTTCCGGCTATGCGGTTTCCCGTCTGTCCCGTGCCACCCACGTCACCTCCAGCTAACTCAGCACCACTGTGGGGAGCACTGGAGTCAGTTGCCAGAACCCCAGAGGAACGTTTTGCCTACACTGCTGAGTTTGTACCATGAGAAACTGAGGCTGTTCTGAGCTACAGTAGATGGGATAGAGCACGATATCAGGAAGGTGTCCGGAATGCCTTCTATACTCAGGGCATAGTTGCACTTTACACATCATTGTGTTAAAATACACATGCTGCTACATGCACAAAATCAACTGTGCAAAACTGCACTTTTCTAAAAATACCGTCCTTGTATCATATTAAACTGCTGCTAATCATTTGCACATATATGCACACGAAATTACATTCCAATATTGAAATATAATGTTTCTCTGCTGTTGTAATACCTGTGTCATCATCCGGTCGTCTAGAGTCTTACCCCGCAAATGAAACCCTTTTTCGTATCCACGGCTTCCTTCGCCTGCTTCCCTGTGCCGATCGTGACGCTTGCACATATTCTGAATACCTCCGTAAATAATTGCACAATTTCCTCGTTTGCTTAGagtttatgtatatatttatgtgtATAGTTTATTAATATATGTTTGTTCTCTGTGCCTGTTTCTACTGTAAGAACTGGAGCCACGTCGTCACGTCTCActgtatacatgtatatagctgagatgacaataaagttcgcTTTggctttgattatgtttgtttaAATCGAGCGGTTGTAAGTTGTTTTACGGTGGCTTGGGACACCCTGTGACAAATATCTTGATATGGAACGTGTATAAAAATCAGTGTAACTGACCATGGGACACACTTATGCAGAAAGTCCAGGCAAAAGCACCGCTGTTAAAAGACTGACTTTGAATTCTACGCAAGTGACTCCGGACTCATGTTCGGCTCTAAGGCAAAAACCACGACACAGTGACCAGTGCATCGCTGTCAGTCAGAGATAGTAAATTCAAAGTCAAATAACataattaatctagcgactgtTATGGCAATTAATCTAGTTAAAGGAtttgaataaaatgtaatttacatgagagtaaaaactattttaaagttttcttctggtgaagagAAAGTTTCATATTTAAAATCTGTCGCTGAACATGGAAacatattaacacattaatattgctttttctgtagaagttaaatttCAGTTTCTTCTTTTCTGTTGTATATATATCTAACTATTACTCATGGAAATATCGCATATGTCAATGTTTGAGCCTATCGTGTCGCCCTAAAAAAGACTGAAAAGTAACATTCTGGGTTACTCCTATAGGTTACTGTAATTGTCACTAAGGACCTACAAACGTTCTAGGAACGCGATGGAAAGACCAAATAGGACCAAAAAGGAAGACAAAAGCAATCAAAAGGATTATAGTTCTTGTATTTCATTAACGGTGCTGAATAAAATTCAGTTTACATTGACTTAAAAACAGCAGTTTGAAGTGTATTGTTCTCACATCAAATGTTTCGGCTGAGGAGAAAGTTACATATACGGTACATATACTTTATTGCTGAACACGCTAACATACAAATACAGTAATATTGCATTTTCTGTAAGAGATAAATTCTGACTTTCAtgactttcatttcatttaggccacttaaaaaaaaaattggttctcgtcctttttttggagggggtgggttttttttttttttttacaaattttgattgactgtttggactttcaaatatgtaagaaagtacatatttgaaaatgcataccgaagagagcagacctacttagtacgcctcctcagttcttcgcttgttgcgtttcaaatatattaaatgtaagaaaatacaagaatgtaaattccttgatccatgtgtatctcagaaatgccttcccaactatggatttggatactttatgctgatgtttcattcgtgaatataaaaatgatactatttgaaaccaatattatgtttgtcattcccattctaaatgaacaaccaagattttaaaatatatatctagaaagaaagtgtattaaaacatgttaaaacacgaggaatttacaaaatacaggaacctgaatggttgaacaaggaaatgcaactctacaaacatcACTttcccagatttaaatctttgcaccagcccatgtcacgtagagacaaatttaggttcataaaaccattccaagactatgattacacaatgtggatcaatcgtcgatgtggaatgctcgggaaattcaaatttcgtcattcttgggcattttccatgcgatttttacgaaataaaaaataaaaaaaaattcgggtcggaggcatttcggcgggtcgggcggggacgagaaccaattttttttttaagtggccttatgagaatttgttttactttttttccTACCAGTAATCATCCCCCTTCTCACACAAAGCTTTCATCTTTCTCGCATTCTCTTCAAAGGCGCTTTGTATTGGTTTTAAAGTTGTTTCGACACACTGAAGATGACCCTTCTTATCTGACATTTGCAGAACACATTTAAAGATTTCCTGAAGTACCGTCATGAGGGGCTCAAACAGAATAAACTTCCTTGTCTGTACCTCGCCTACTTTCGCTATCCCAGCTAGATCGGTCAAAACCCTAACAGCATTCCTGAACTTCTCCTGGACATCAGCTATATCAAGGCGCTGCTGTGTGACGTCTTCTAAGGTTCTTCGTAACACCTCCAAACTGGTGTTAACTTGAGAAATCTCCTGTGTCTTCTGGTTGATCTTTGTCTGACAGTCAGAAACACCTAGAGAACTACTTGCCACTTGACGTTCCCAGTTGTGAACTTCATTTTCAGCCTGATTTTTAGCATCATTTGCGTTGTTCATATCTGTCTGGTAAACCCCAATCAAGGTAGCTCCTGTAAGACAAGAGTTAAAAATCATACAGAAGACAGTGTAATTGCCATATGCTGATAATTCAAAACATGAAATCAGAGTGGGAAGACAATAGGAGAGATGGTGAGGTAACAGGCGCATTAACAATAATATAAAATCTCTGTTTTTTATCTCAGGCACCAAACAAAATCTGAGAATCCAAACCTCTAGTTTGAGAATAAATCCCACACTAGCTTTGACGCCCCTTTGTTTTCCGACTTGAATAATACCTTGAATAACATATTTCTCGTTAAAATATACAGGGCCATTTTAAACTTGAAATAGAAAATATACAAACAACTGTGCAAATTTCTCACCAATTATGGGTCCAACAAACGGAATGAACATCAGACCGATCCCAGCGTTCCTCACAGCTTCATCGTGCTCCATTCTTCTACGCATCTCATTAACTTTTGCCTGCGTTGCTTGTAAGTGTGTATTTGCATTTGCTAACGATCTCTGATGCTCCAGTAGTATGTTTTGCTGACTTGCAAGCTGGTCTTGTAGGTTTTGGCATTCAGTTTTCGTGTCATCCTGTTGTCGTTGCAGTTTTCCTTTCTGTTGAGTTAATTCCTCACACTCTTTATCTATACTTCCTAAAATACCAGAAGCGCTTTGCTCTGCTTCCACGAAGTTATCCTTCCCTTTAATAATTAAAGAGCGAAGCTCATCGTGCTTGTTCTTCATGTTACCTTCATTAGTAAATACAATGACTGAAAGATCATTAAAGCAAAGGATGCCGTCTTTGAGAAGCGGTATTACGTTCACAACGAACACCTCCTCTTTGTTGGAAAGGCTGACTTCCTGACCAGACATTTTTTTCCAATCCGATCTCTTTGTAAAACTTTTGCTTGTATATCTTTTTGTGATCCTCAGCCTTTACAACCGCGTGATTTTGCAGTGAGCTGAGGTAGTCGTGGCTTGAAATAGTCGTGGCTTAAATTCGCATGATTTCAAAGGGGCGTGAATGGCAGTGACTCACGCCCACTCTGATGGGGCTGATGTACATTAAGCAATGAACAATGTAGGTTTAATGAGGAAGAAAagcataaagaaaaaaaaacgaaagacAATACAATTTACATACTCTTGAAAGAAATATACCTGTAGTTTATAAAATTTGTAATTTGTATTACTTTTAAACTAGAAGGGCTTGGTTTAAGGGCCCGCTGCAGATAAGATCGGTCACCCCTGGTTTAGGGCTTACTTACTATAGGTTGTTGCACAGAGCTGGGATGCAAGGCAGGAAAAAGTATGAAAATAGCaaagacaacaaaaaaaaaacatttttaactgAGACAAAATAGGAACAAACGATGCATCCCTAGTATAGTTCAAATTCTATATCGTGCACACTTTTATATTGGGGCGATCGCATTGTGAAGTTCTATACCGCTGCGAATCGTATGATTTTAATTACTATCCCAGCTTTCCAGTGAAAAGCTCGATTAGCTACATTAATACTGATTGTTCAGATCTTCGTGCGACATTTTACATTTTGACTTCTGGAGGAATACCGTCAAGACACAAATGAAGAAAAATCACTTATcaatttttgttgttttcttaTTTTCTAAGTTTGCTATTGATTATTTAAAACGTCTTTTGAAAACGTCACGCAGATTCAAGCCGCGCCCACTTCGTCTCACTTAAAAGGAGCTCAGTTGTATTCAGACTGGGAATCATAAAATACCGGTGCTAGAAGTCGCTTGTAATAGTCAAAAATGCCTTGTCAGGATGTTAAGCTTTTATGAAAGAGACGTTCGTGATAAACGTAATACCGCTTCTCAAAGACGGTATCCTTTGCTTTAATGATCTTTCAGTCATTGTATTTACTAATGAAGGTAACATGAAGAATAAATACGATGAGCTTCGCTCTTTAATTATTAAAGGGAAGGATAACTTTGCGCAAGCAGAGCAAAGAGCTTCTGGTATTTTAGGAAGTATAGATAAAGAGTGTGAGGAATTAACTCAACAGAAAGGAAAACTGCAACAACAACAGGATGACAAGAAAACTGAATGCAAAAACCTACAAGACCAGCTTGTAAGTCAGCAAAACATACTACTGGAGCGTCAGAGATCGTTAGCAAATGCAAATACACACTTACAAGCAACACAGGCAAAAGTTAATAAGATGCGTAGAAGAATGGAGCACGATGAAGCTGTGAGGAACGCTGGGATCGGTCTGATGTTCATTCCGTTTGTTGGAACCGTAGTTGGTGTGAAATTTGCACAGTTATTTGTATATTTTCTATTTCAAGTTTAAAATGGCCCTGTatattttacagaaaaaaaattcaatgTATTACCCAAGCCAGAACCAAAGGAGTCTCAAAGCTAGTGTACGTGCTGTTAAAATCTAACAGAGCAAACCGAATGGGGCGTGATTCATGTTTGGCTGGAAGTATCACAGGTTTGACTTTCAGTGCAGGTGGCTACCAGCTGTAGGGCATCTGCAGAAAAACATCTTTAATACTGTCAGACATGAGTAAGAATTGATCTGGGCTGTGAACAGAAGTATGTGACGAAGGGGAGGGAGGAGGGACTGTTTTGGGGAGCAGGAGTACTGAAGAGCACAagggagacacacacaggtgtgggATTTATTCTCAAACTAGAGGTTTGGATTCTCAGGGTTTGTTTGTTGcctgagataaaaaaaaaagattttatatTATTGTTAATGCGCCTGTTACCTCGTCATCTCTCCTATTGTCTTCCCACTCTGATTTCATGTTTTGAATTATCAGCATATGGCAATTACATTGTCTTCTGTATGAtttttaactcttgttttacagGAGCTACCCTGATTGGGGTTTACCAGACAGATATGAACAACGCAAATGATGCTAAAAATCAGGCTCAAAGTGAAGTTCACAACTGGGAACGTCAAGTGGCAAGTAGTTCTCTAGGTGTTTCTGACTGTCAGACAAAGATCAACCAGAAGACACAGGAGATTTCTCAAGTTAACACCAATTTGGAGGTGTTACAAAGAACCATAGAAGTCGTCACACAGCAGCGCCTTGTTATAGCTGATGTCCAGGAGAAGTTCAGGAATGCTGTCAGGGTTTTGACCGATCTAGCTGGGATAGCGAAAGTTGGCGAGGTACAGACAAGGAAGTTTATTCTGTTTGAGCCCCTCATGACGGTACTTCAGGAAATCTTTAAATGTGTTCTGCAAATGTCAGATAAGAAGGGTCATCTTCAGTGTGTCGAAACAACTTTAAAACCAATACAAAGTGCTTTTGAAGAGAATGTGAGAAAGATGAAAGCTTTGTGTGACAAGGGGGATGATTACTGGTAggaaaaaaagtaaaacaaattttcataaatgaaatgaaagtcaGAATTTATCTTTTACAAAAAATGTGATATTACTGATATTAAATTGTAAGAAGTCAAACGCCTCCACATGGCCAAACATAACATTGCATTTTCTCTTTACAGAGCATCACATATaacaaaatgaaatgtaaaaaacatttattatatATCCATATATGAGATAAATGTGATTGTCCAAAAGACATGCAAATTATCAATATAATTGTATaagaactatataatatatatatatatatatatatatatatatatatatatatatatatatatatatatacacagaaatATATTGTTATTAGGCTAGATTCAACACAAGTGACATCAAGTAGGCAAATCAATTAATCTAAAAAAACTGGCtgattatttaaaattagtttCAGTCAAGAAGAGTAAAAATGCAGCTCTGAAAAAATACCGCAGCACAATTTATGTTTCAcatatttctcagtttatgggcgtggtctgaatatttttttttgcaaactgcagcctgggattctctgtttctcatgaatgaagggcttcttccttgctttacgcGACGTCACATCCCGGTGTCTCccgcttcaccttgttcttctgTACTGCCGTCTTAGACATTCTGAGCCCagaagcagcctgctgctcagtgtagcctcctgccagcagaaccacgattaaaccaggatttaaaaatgcagactcTTAAAATATATGGAGTGATCTCTTCAttcttttccagagctgtattttACATGGTGTCTGTTATGCTCATGTTCATTAGCAGCAAGTTCTTTCGGAGCAGATAACTATAACTAAGGCAGCAACTGGTTAAATATTACTTGTTATAATTTTGTTGTATTTGCCCATGTTTTATGGATCCAGCATTGAAAGGTTTCACACAAAAACAAGCTCTCTGTGTTCATGAAGGGAGAAGAATCGCCAGCCCCTTCTCGTGTTTATGGGACAGTGAGGAAGGGTCTGTAATGCAGTGCaaagtttgtttggtttttgctttgctgattttttaaattaaaaataaagtttcTTTAAGATTTAGACCTACAagtctttagttttattttgttgtttaaGTCATGTTCACCACCCCCACCTCTCCCATCTTACTGCAGTCCCCACTGGGTCATAAAAGCTGAAGTCAGACTGTCACCCAAAATCCCAGAACACAACACAGAGTATCCCAACAGGAGGGTCCCGGGCCTGGCCTGCCCCTCCCTCATCATGCCATGTCCCATCACCAACATCCCAAAACACAACACAGAGTATCCCAACAGGAGGGTCCCGGGCCTGGCCTGCCCCTCCCTCATCATGCCATGTCCCATCACCAACATCCCAAAACACAACACAGACTATCCCAACAGGAGGGTCCCGGGCCTGGCCTGCCCCTCCCTCACTACGCcatgtcacatcaccaacatcCCAGA from Brienomyrus brachyistius isolate T26 chromosome 3, BBRACH_0.4, whole genome shotgun sequence encodes the following:
- the LOC125739328 gene encoding uncharacterized protein LOC125739328; translation: MSGQEVSLSNKEEVFVVNVIPLLKDGILCFNDLSVIVFTNEGNMKNKHDELRSLIIKGKDNFVEAEQSASGILGSIDKECEELTQQKGKLQRQQDDTKTECQNLQDQLASQQNILLEHQRSLANANTHLQATQAKVNEMRRRMEHDEAVRNAGIGLMFIPFVGPIIGATLIGVYQTDMNNANDAKNQAENEVHNWERQVASSSLGVSDCQTKINQKTQEISQVNTSLEVLRRTLEDVTQQRLDIADVQEKFRNAVRVLTDLAGIAKVGEVQTRKFILFEPLMTVLQEIFKCVLQMSDKKGHLQCVETTLKPIQSAFEENARKMKALCEKGDDYW
- the LOC125739330 gene encoding uncharacterized protein LOC125739330, with the translated sequence MKETFVINVIPLLKDGILCFNDLSVIVFTNEGNMKNKYDELRSLIIKGKDNFAQAEQRASGILGSIDKECEELTQQKGKLQQQQDDKKTECKNLQDQLVSQQNILLERQRSLANANTHLQATQAKVNKMRRRMEHDEAVRNAGIGLMFIPFVGTVVGATLIGVYQTDMNNANDAKNQAQSEVHNWERQVASSSLGVSDCQTKINQKTQEISQVNTNLEVLQRTIEVVTQQRLVIADVQEKFRNAVRVLTDLAGIAKVGEVQTRKFILFEPLMTVLQEIFKCVLQMSDKKGHLQCVETTLKPIQSAFEENVRKMKALCDKGDDYW